CCCGGGCTTGGGCTCCACACCTGGGACCCGACCAGCACCGGTGAGTAACGGCACCGGCCGGGCAGCGTGCGCCAGGAATCCTGCCCAGGTGGCCCTGGAACGGAGCACTGAGGACATCCCGCTGGCAGGGaggggtgaggaggaggaggaggagcagggacaaAGAGCAGACCCACAGAGCAGAGGGTGTCTGAccccctgcctgcagggaccAGCAGGAATCAGCTGGCTCTTCCCTCCAGTCCCACTTTTGTGGCTGGACATGATTTGCTGGAATGGCTGCCATCACAGGAATATTGGGAATAAGCTATTTTTTTTAGAGGAAAGCTTTTCCCTGTGTAATGGTAGGCATCAAGGTAGCAGATTTGCTACAGAacatttttggaggcagatgcaGGCAAAAGATTGTACCAAGAGTCATCCACAGCAGAGCTTAAAACCCTCACTGTTCTGCACCAGAGTTGTGTGTTCTGACTGCAAAGTCTCTGTGCAAAGCTCCTCAAGAGTAATTTCATTTCTCACCTGAACCCTTGATGGGAATGATGTGAGAAAAGGAATCTGGGTGGGgaaggaccaaaaaaaaaaaaaaatcacagtgtcTGGGAAAGAGGGAACTTTTGGATTGGATCTAAATATACTCAGGATGTGTGGGAGGGACAGTCCTGATGGAGAGGTGTTAATGTGACAGAGTCCTTGTCACAGCAGCCAACCGGAGATGCTAATGCCACAGAGGGAGCTTAAATTCCtcttaacagaaaaaaaccacgTCCTAAAAATGCTTGAAAGTGCTCTGACAGCTCAGTGCTAGGAGCGAACCAGCTGCACACTGGAGTTTGCTGCCTCTTGGGAAAGCAGTGgctgccaggccaggctggtgctgctgttCAGCCCCTCAGGCAGCTCACACTGGCAGTCTTGACAAAGCCCTTTTTATTGGAGccagagacctgctgagctgaGCACTGATGTAATCAGCAGGGACAGGTGAACTCTGAGCAGACTGAGACAGTGCTAGTGCCACGCTGGAGCTCCGGAAAACCAAGATAAGCACCTCTCTGCCCTCAAGTTGCTCCCTCAGAGGTGCCTGGGGGATGGGAAGAGCAGGAGGGGAAACATTTCTAGGGCCACAGCTTGATAGGAAGGAGAGTGCATCTTGCAAAACAAGCAGAATGTGCTGTGTCCTGCTTTCAGGATTGCTGCAAATCCTAAAGGTAAGCAAGTCCCTCACACACAGCAGGAACGGAATTTTTACAAGACTTTAAACACACTTACCCTGTAAATAATGTTGGTGTCACCTCTGGCTCTTGGCTCTGGAGTCCCGAAGCTGTTGCATCATGAGCAGGGTGGTATCTGCTCGTTCCACTCTTGGTGTTGTAACGTGCTGTGAGCCTGTTCTGTGTTTTTCCTGTGAAATCACGGAAATTTCATCTGACCATGGTCTAAACACAGTGTTCCACAGTGAGTTCATTACATACCTGGCACAGAAGTTGGCAGTCACTGTGTAAATAAACCATGTTATTGAATGGCAGGTGGGTTTTATTTTAGCCCTTAACCTGTTTTAAGCCATCTTACGTGTCTTCTTATTTGTCACGTTAACTGTCTGAAAGCAGAATTGAAGTACAGCTGTACAGGGAAGTGCAGATGTTCTGCCTTGCCCACACGGGTTTCAAAAACTCAGCATGATTTTATCTGTAGCTTCTGCTTTCCATCAATGCAACAGGAGAACAAATGGATCAGGATAATGGATGGGATGGCTTCAAaaggcaggagcacagctctTTCCTTGGAAGGAAGCTGAACTGTGTCCTCCTAAGGCAGAGACAGGGACAAAatggagcccagcctgctggaAGTGGTCCAGCATCAGTCACCTTGTGACAAGGGGAGCCTCAGAGTGACCTCTGGAGCTCAGGACcactccagctgcagccaggtgggctCTTGCTGGGTTTGGTGTCAGAGGTGCTGTAAAGACCACGTCTCCATGACCTTCTCACAcacaaaagctgctgctggagcctgtGCATTAAATGCTGCTTGCTGGGTTCTGGAGATGGCATCTGCAGAATCTTTAATTAACCTTTAATCTAAAATTAACCTTTAGTGGTGGGAGAAGatcctccctgtgagggtggggaggccctggcacagggtgcccagagaagctgtggctgccccatccctggaggtgtccaaggccaggttggacagggcttggagcaacctgggctagtggaagatgtccctcccagcccaaaccattgtgtgtttctgtgatttGCACAGAAATCAGGTTGCAGAGATAGCATTTGCCCAGAAACAATGAGGGCAGTCAGAGCCCCCCAGCTGTTTGAGTGTCTGCCAGGTTATCTCTGCTCCCGATAACACAGGTGGCACCTaatggcagggcaggagctcagTGATAATGGGGAGCCCCAACTTCGGGAGAAAACAgctcctgaaaaaaatctggCTCCCTCTGATGGCAAAGAAACCTCATTGAGAAGGGGAAGTGCCTGAGGTGCCTTGGGCACAGCTTGGTTCAGATGTGCCCGTTCTGACTGCCCAGTGTGGAGCACCCAGGCAGCTGGGAGGCTGGTGGAACTGGAAGGTCTGTACTGGGGTTTGTGTTTTGGCTGGTGTCACGTCAGTAACCCCCTTCCCCCTGTGTTCAGTTCTATTTACAAGGACTCCAACACTCTGCACCTCCCCACTGAGCGCTTCTCCCCGGTCCGGCGCTTCTCCGACGGGGCTGCCAGCATCCAGGCTTTCAAAGCCCACCTGGAGAAGATGGGCAATAACAGCAGCATCAAACAGCTTCAGCAGGTgagagggggctgggggtcctCAAAACAGCCTCCACAAGGAATTCTTACTGCCTCGGTCTTGCTGCTTCAGGAAGCAAAAGAGGAATCTTTACACGGAGGGCTGAGGGACACAGCGGGGACTTGGCAGGGTTTGTTCCTGCCCCGAGTGACTGCAGCAAACCCCGAGTGTCCTCTGGATGTACGAGCTGTTCGCCTGCAGCTGGGCACCTGGGGGGATTCCTGCCCCCTCTTTTCTGGGGAGAACCATCATGCTGTGCCCACCCATGGgtgtcctgcctgtccctgcagggcccaCCAGCCCTGTCagactgcagctcctgctctcccacatttcctctggcagcagcctggggctgtTCCAGGGTGTCCCGGGAAAGGGCAGCTCCTACCACCAGAGTTTGGAGTGTATTGTGGGATATTCCCTGCGCAGCCAGGCACGACTTGCCAAtggctggagcaggatttgGCCCCAGGACAGGCTTTTCCCCTTGCAGCACGGCACAAATGATTTGCTCTCCTCACCTTGAAGTGTCGTTTGCAGAGCTTGCTGCCTGCATTAAGGGAACACAGCGGTGCCAGCTGGGTGTCACGTGCACCCGTTGCTTCCCTGGCTTTTTGCCATGTCACTGCACACCTGATTCTGTCGGAGGGAATGGATTAGGCTTTCTTTGCCAGCTTTTCTCAGAGGGGTGGGCTGCAGAGCGTGCCATTCCGCACACGGCAGGGTGCTGTGCACCAGAAGGTCATTTATGGGACGCGCTGCATTCCTTGCAGGAGTGTGAGCAGCTCCAGAAGATGTACGGTGGGCACATGGACGAGAGGACGCTGGAGAAGacgcagcagcagcacatgttgtaccagcaggagcagcaccaccAGATTCTTCATCAGCAGATTCAGGTAGTGCAGCCCgagccagagctgctgaaggCTTAGCTCTGTTTTCCTGTGTTGCTGCAGACACAACTCGTGAGCAGGTCCCGGGGGGATCGAGGGAGGGGAGTTTGCTGGGCTTGCTGTAGCGGGAAGGCTGAAGGATTTCAGCAGAGATGtttgcacagctgctgtggtagctgtggcagccagggctgcagtcAGGGACTGACACTCAGTGAATCTGGATATGTCCTGCTTCACCCAGCAGTGTTTCTAAATTTACTGACCGAGACATTGACTGCAAACACTTCTTGTTTTCTTGTGGTGCCTGGTTCAGGACTGTATCCGGCCTCCCCAGCCATCTCCACCCTTGCAAGCTCCATGTGAAaaccagccagctctgctcactcaccagctccaGAGGTAAAGAAATGGCTTTAGGACAGCTCTGGGTTTTACTCTTCCTGAAGCCCAGGCATGAGCTGACACACTCAGGAGAAGCCAGGCTGAGTTGGAAGATGATGGAGTCAGAATGACACTGCCAGTTCCCAGGTGAATGTGCCTGGTCCTTCGAGCTGCATTCTCTCAGAAGGACTTTAGGATCAGAGAAATCTGATTCAAAGGCACAGACCTGCTTTGAGCAGAGGATTGACAGTCCTGCCTTTTGAGTGGCTTGAAGCTGCCACTTCAGCAGCCAGGCTCTCTCATGCTTCCTTGGGTGTCTCACACCTTGCCAGGCCCTTGGTGAGCTCAGCCTCCTTGCCCTCAGCACCCTGACTTGTGGGTGAGGGAGGCTGAGTTACGGGAAATGAGCGCAGGGTGTCTCACCAGGTGCAGTGAGTCAGGAGGTGAGCCTGCAgtgtccttgtccccaggtTTCTGTGGTAGCCACCAGGTCCTGCTCACTCCCTGTGTGACTTGGACAAGTGAGGTGGCTCTCAGAAGAGAAGCCAAGCTGCAGAGACCTTGGGATCCCCAGCAAGGGCTTTACGGTGTTTATTTTGAACAAGACACGCAGTGTTTGGCATCAGTTCTCACAGCTGAGACGGCATCCTGACAAGGAGCAGGCATGGTGAGAAGGTGCTTGTTTCCCTGCGTAGGTTACGGATCCAGCCATCCAGCCcacccccaaaccaccccagcAATCATCTCTTCAGGCAACCCAACAGCAGCCCGCCCCCCGTGAGCAGCAGCGTGCTCCAGCCCCATGGTAAGCAGttctgggagctgggcagggccgTGTGAGCCCATCAAACCCTGCAGAAGCAGCCTGGGGTTGCCAGAGCTCCGTTCCCCCCCCAGCCCAGGCCCTGCACAGTTTGCTGATGATGTAAAAGATTCTCCATCTGGCAGCAAGAGCTGGTGTTATCAAGAGCTCAGGAGAAGCTGCCAGCTGGAATGTGCTGTCGGGTTCCTTGTCACAAGATCCTTACTTATCACTCCCgggggtggggaggaagggcTGATATTCTCAGGTTTATGCAAATCACTGTCAGCTGCGCAGAGTTTCTGTTTTGGTGCAAGGGGCTCTGGCTGTGACCTTTGCACGCTGGCCCAGCATGACAGAGCACCCATACGGACTCCTGCTGGGCTCCCAGTCATGGAATGAATCACAGCATCATagcctggtttgggttggaagggaccttaaagatcatccctctccagccccctgctatgggcagggacacctttcaccaGACCAGGTTAATCCCAGCTCTGTCCGGCACTTCGGGGAATGGAGCAGATGTCGCTGCCAAGCCTcgccctgggctggcaggggtGCTGAGTGTCTTTGTTCCTTGTAGGTGCTGCCTCCCAGTCCCAGTTCCAAGGGATGCCATCCCACAACACAATCTTCCCGCAGTCGGGTAACTGTTCCCCTCCCCCGGCCATGGGGCTGACGTgcctggccctgcagcagcagcagtcgCAGCCCCAGCAGGTCACCATCCAAGTGCAGGAGCCCGGGGACATGGTCGGCAGCAGCCTCCTGCCCGGGGCCTCCGTGGGCGGGCAGGGCCTGGCGTCCCACGCGCGGGGGATGTCCCTGAGCCCCAGCGCCAGCCAGATCCAGATGCAGCACCGCGCCAACCTGATGGCCTCCCTCAGCTACGGCCACCGGCAGCTGTCCAAGCAGCTCAGCGCCGACAGCGCCGAGTCGCACAGGTGAgagccctccctgcctgctccgGCGCGGGGCAGCGTGCGGACAGCAGGGAGTGGCAATCTCAGCATGAGACACGGTGTCCTTGCCAGTCTGCCTTGTGCTTGCTCCCTCGCTGGGAAGGAGTTGCtgagccaggccagggctgctgTCCCACGTGCCTGGGGAAGCCTCTCCcgtgcaggagcagctctggctcccGCTGAGCAGTGCGGTCACTTGTCCTTTTCCTTGTCCTTGCAGTCTGAACGTGAACAGGTATCCCCCCGCCAACTACGACCAGGTGCACTTACACCCCCACCtgttcccagagcagccccgCGTTTCCCCCAGCAACTACAGCCCGCCGGGAGGGGTCGGGTTCTCTGCAGCCCAGCAAGCTCTGAAGGTCCCACAGCTTGACCAGTACCCCAGTTTCCCCCCGAACGcacatcagcagcagcagcactacACGGCATCGGCACTACAGCAGGCACTGTTGTCCCCGACCCCGCCCGACTACAGCCGACACCAGCAGGTACCGCACATCCTCCAGGGACTGCTTTCCCCCCGGCACTCGCTCACGGGGCACACGGACATGCGGCTGCCCCAGGCAGAATTTGCACAGCTCATCAAacggcggcagcagcagcagcagcagcaagaattCCAAGAGTTGTTCAGGCATATGAGTCAAGGGGATGCTGGGAATATGGGCACCAGCATGGGACAGAACCTCTCGGAGCGCCAGTCGTTGTCTTTGCCTTATCAGAGTGCTGACACGTACCACCCCCAgaacagcccccagcatctCTTAAAAATCAGGGCGCAAGAATGTATCCAGCAGGTCCCTGCCTCCGTGCCACCGCCGCAGGGATACGGACACCAGCCAGCCCTGTTCCACTCGGAGAGCATGGAGGAGGACTGCGCCTGCGAGGGAAACAGGGACAGCTTTCCTGACAGTAAGAGTTCAAACACATTGACCAAAGGTTGCCACGAGACCCCTCTGCTTGTAAACGCAGGAGGGCACGGGGACCCCGAATCTTTGCTAGGAACTGCTAATCCCGCGCAGGAGCTGGGAACGCACCAGTACAGGCATCAGCCCGCGCCCGGATTCAGGAATAAGGTGCCCAGCAGAGGTAaggctccctgccctgcccgtgCAGGCCAGGTGTCCAGCCATGTGTGTCCAGCCACTTACCTTCCTGCCCAGGGCACCGTCCCACCCGGCACACCAAGGGTTTCCTGACATACTCTGCATAGCACAGAATTACCGAGATGCTTTCTGGCTTTTGTGGCCTGAAGTAAATTGCAGGCACAGCCTCTGTAATAAACAGGGTTGAATAAGGAAGGAGCCTGATGGGCTGCTTCCCTTGGGAGTTTGACCTACTTCTGCAGGCAGGTAAAGACCAGGGCCCAGCTTGCTGCCATCTTTTCAGGAGTGCTGCATGGTGGCCACAGATTTATTCTTGCTGGTGATGTTGCCCATCCCCTGTAAACACGGGATAGGAACAGCTCAGCTGCCAGCACgccccagctgtggcagtgtAGCCATCTCTTCCTGCTCTTAAGCACAGACCCTCAAGCCCAGGCACTGCTAAAGCTCCCACAAACACCCACACGCTAACAGTGTTGGTCAGTGTCCTGTGGCTCCAGCGGCCTTGCAGTCTCTCTGGCActttgggaagcagcagcaacagcaagaTTCTATCCCTGCTTGAACTGGGAACTGTGGGTTCTGGAGAGAGTGAGTTTAAACTTGCCATTGGGATCTGAAGACCTTTCCTGCTCCTTGGAAGCAGCTGCACCTTTGCTCCTCAGTggctgctctggcagcactgggctgCCAGGGAATTCCTGCCTGAGCTGTAATTACAGGCTCCTCTGCAGGAAAAACACCCTCCGAGCCCCTCGCTAAGAGGGCTTTGAGGAGAGGCTGAGTGGGCAGATCAGTATTCCCTGCAGGACTCggggtgctgggctggagccACCAGCTTGCCCTTGGCACTCGGGCCCTGTTGCGGAGGAGCTGTGTCCAGGGCACAGGAGGCCCAGCTTTGTTCAGGGACACAGCACGGGTTTGTTGGGAAAGTACCGGGCTGGAATAGGCTGGCTCGGAGGGCTCAGTGGGGCTGCCAAGCCCTGACCCCCGCCAGAGCGTGggcgggggacagggacaaggctgggctgtgctgaaatCCTCCTAAATTCCGAGTTCTGTTTGCTCTCAGAGCTCCACTTCCCTGCTGTGCTTGGAGTGGGGGGAATCGCCCCAGGCTCAGTGGAGATTGGAAGCTCTGGAGGGGGGTTTGGTACGAAATCACGAGTCTGAATCTTGTCACTGAAGCCTGTTAGATGGACAGTGAGGTCTGCTGAAGTCAGAAGCCAAATCTCGGCCCCCACACTGCTGGTGCAAGGACTGGTTACACAAAGGAAAAGGACTTTAGACTGCAAAGCCTTGTAAATGAGTAAAAGCAAATAGATGTTTACAAATAGGCTTGTGTAAGCCCTTCTGACCGGGCTGTTTGTAGTAAGCTATGTCCTGGGGTGCAACTGCTTGTACCATTTTCCCTATGGCCTCTATAACCCACTTGGACTCAGGCCTGCGCCGCTTCGGGTCCAGGCAGAGTCACCTCAGAGTTTCCCAGGTACCTTTACCTACAGCAGATCCTACACCCCTGGGCTTTCCTGGTTTTGACCTACACCAAATCCTACATCCCTGGCTTTTCCCACTCTTTTCCCTAGACTGTGTCATGGGGGTGCAGTTTGAGGGTgtcttccctccctgcctcagcTCCCAGATGTgttttccctggagcagagcacagTGTCCCTGTGGCTCGGGAGCGTCTGTGCTTCCAAGGGCGCGTGCTAGTGCTGATCACAAAGCTCTGGATGTCTGTGGAGCATCTGCCAGGGATGGCAGCCGGGGACCTTGAGAGCACACCAAATCTGTTTGGGATGTGACTGAGCTGCCTGTGAGCGGCCCTGCTCCAGTTTTGCTCCAGCGTGGCCGTCCCGGGGCTGGGAGCGCTGCCCATGGGAAACCTGCCTGGGCTCGGCGCGGAGGGAGCCGAGCTGGCGGTGCCAGCGTCACATGCCACGGTGACACAAAGGATGTGGGGATGAAAGGCTCTCCTCTGCAGGCCTGGGGGTGTGAGTTCGGGGTGTCTGTCCCTTGGTCCAGAGCAGCATCTGCAGAGGTGAAGTGCTGGCATTGGGAAGCAGCTGGTTTTTGGGTCCTGGCTCTTCCAGGCTGAGGGAACTCGTCACCCGCAGCACAGGGACTGGGGCCGGGGCTGTTtgtggagctggagcagcaggctgcTGGCCCCAACCACTGTTCCCACAGTTGGAGCAGCATCCCAAGCAGTGTGTGGGTGGCACTGATCCGCTAACATCTGTTACCTCATGTTTTCCTTCTCGCTTTGCCGGGAAAGCTGACTGTTAACCGCACGTAACCCCACGGTTGTGCAAAGGAAGGGGGAGGCTGCATCTCTGACTGCCCTGGGACAGGGCTCCGGCAGGAATGCCACATTCCTGATGGAGGACGGGCACGGGGAGCAgtgtgctggctgtgctgtccATGCTCTGCCGTGCTCTGTCCATGTGCTGCCTGTGGAGACCACATGGGATGGGGTCTCACTTAAATTCTGCTAGATTTGTGGACAGATTTTGGGACTGCTCTGTGCAGGGGCAAGCACGATCCTTGTGGGACCATGTGGGGATGTTCTAGATTCTATGAGATCCCTTCAGGGAGCAGTTTTGGGGCAGTTGCAGtgccagctgggctgtgcagcGTCCCGGCACAGCAGGACATCACTTCCCACTGGCCAAAGccctgggaaagctctggcttTGTGAGGGATGTACCTCAGCTGTGTCACCTCGGGGCAGCTCCCCAGCGCTCGCAGGCGTTTGTGCTCGGCAGGGTCCGCGCTCAGCGAGCTCAGCCCCGATGACAGGCTCCTCCATGGCTCAGGACTTTATCCAAAACATCGTGTACTTGATGAGAGGCTTTGCCTGATAGGAATGTGGCCTTTGCCCTCAGTCACAAGAGCTTGCAGTGCAGATGGACTTTGCCAGGCAGAGCACTCGTGTGCTCCCGCAGCCAGATTGGGGGGGGGCAGGGAGAAGTCATCTGATAAAAGTGAAGATCCTGGCCAGCTCTTCCAGCAGGATTATGTTGCTTACAATTGCCAAGGGGCCCTGCTGGAGCATCCCGTGTTGGAGGCTCCCCCAGCTCTTGTGTAACGATGTGGGGGTCGAGCTCAGGCTCGAGGGGAAGGCAGAAGTGGGAAAGGGTCTGGTTcctgtgctcctgccccagTGCCTCCAGCTTAAGGCTGTTTTTGTAGACCTGATGGAAGGCAGCTAGCATTGGGATCTTTTGGGATGTTGAAGCTGGAGGGAGAAGCCTGTGTGAGTGCAGCTGGGGGCAGTGGTGCTGCACCACTCTTAACTGGAGCAGCCGgaggtcctgtccctgctctgccagcaaggAGCGTTTGTGTGTGGCATCACATCTCAGTTCTGCAGTGGCACAGTGGCTGCGGGTTCCTTGTACTAACCTGTCCTTTTTCTGTCCTGTCTGGCTCTCAAGAGTCCATCGTAGGGAACTGCATGGACAGGAGCTCCCCCGGCCAAGCCATGCAGGTGCCCGACCACAACGGCCTGGGCTACCCCGTGCGCCCCTCGTCCAGCGAGCACCCGCGGCCCCGCACCCTGCAGAGACATCACACCATCCAGAACAGCGATGATGCCTACGTAGGTGCCTTTGCCTCCCAGGTCCCCCCTCTGGaacagcctggcctggctgtggccacccagggctctgcagacaCATCCAGCCCAGCCGTGGGTCCAGCACTGCTGTGAAGGAGCTGGTCATGGTAGCCCAGACCTCAGTGCTCTGCACcctctggggtttggggtgtgggaaGTGTCCTACCCAAATCTTGATGTGTGCTTTGCTACAGCTCCCTTCTGCTGTAGATGAGAATGTCAGCTTCACTTGgctcagtggtgcccagtgacaggacgaGGAGCGATGGCCAGAAACTAAAACACAACAAGTTCCACCTCAACGTtaggaagaacttcttcccatggagggtggcagagcactgaaCAGCCGCCCAGGGTAGGGcctggagtctccctctctggagacatccGAAAACCACCCAGACGTGTTTCTCTGTCACCtcctccaggtgtccctgccttgTCAGGGCTTTGTGCTGGATGATCTCCTGATCTCCCTTCCACCCCCAGCTATGCTGTGATTCTGTTAGTTCAGAGGGATTTGGACCATTCAGTCCATCCTCCTGTTGAAGGGACAGGCTGCACCCAAGCTGTGCCTGTTGCAGTTCTTGTCTTTCCAAACCCTTGCTGAAGGTTTGCAGAGgctccctgggcaccctgtccatgggcagatGGGGGACAGCAGGATACTGAGCTCCCCCTGAGTGTGCCGTGCCATCTCCACAGGTGCAGTTGGATAACTTGCCTGGAATGAGTTTGATGGCAGGAAAAGCCCTCAGCTCTGCTCGGATGTCCGACGCCGTGCTCAGCCAGTCGTCGCTGATGGCCAGTCAGCAGCTGCGCGACAGGGACGGCGAGGGTGAGCCCGGGGCTGCCCGCGGGGCAGGGAGCTCCTCGGGGAGCTGAGTCACGGCCACAGGTGCTGAGTCACCTCTTTGCCCTTCCAGAATGCGGGGAGAGTTTGGAAGGTCAAGAGCACGCGAACCTGGGCGATGGCAGCCAGCACCTCAACACCTCCTGCTACCCCTCGACGTGTATCACGGACGTCCTGCTGAGCTACAAGCACCCGGAGGTGCCCTTTGGGATGGAGCAGGCAGGGGTGTAACCAGGAGGGAGTGAGTATCCGTGTGCCCTTCTTTCACCACACCACACCTCGGGCTGCACTCCCAGGGGTCACCTTCCCTGCTCATTGCTCCCGTGCTGGGGGTGGGACCATCCGCTCGGAGCTCCTGTGCTGAAGCTGTTTGCTGTGCCCCCTTTGCCTAGGGACAGCATCCCTCCTTCCAGGCTTGTGCTGCGCTCAGGCCCCTCTGCATGGCAGGGTCTCTCTCCTGGGGCAGGGTCAGGAATGgcctgggaatgctggaggGCTGTGGGAAGAGATGTGCCATTCTGGTGTCCCCTAACAtctgtctttctctctcttGCAGGGTTTGTGTACAGCTCTGAAATGAAAAGGTCCATTTTAAACCAACAGTATCTAGCAGCATTGCGCCAAATTGCCGTAGTATTTCTGACTAACTGGAATACCATGGCCcctctcctcatcctcactTCATCCAGTGTGTCGTTCCTTCGGGTTCTTTAATTTCTGCCACACTTGCCTGAAACTCCAGCTGCAcccagagccctgtgccccacacGGAGGATCGGCCTCGGCAccggggctgctctgggggctGGCCCTGCCCGGGGCCCCGCGCCGGGCTGAGCGTCCCTGGAGCCTGCCCTGAGCAGGTCCAagggggctggagctgctcctggatgGAGGCCACGCTCTCCTTCCactctgtccctctgccctggGGGTCCGGGCCTGGCAGCGCTGGCGGGCCCTCCCCACCCCGGTGCAATCCACTTCTTGTCTCACCTCTGTCTGCTCTGTTCCCTCTCGTGTGTTGGGGTGCTGACAGGAtcacccctgccctgccctccctccccttttctttccaaatctGCCAcgacttggggttttttcttttcctggctAATATAGGGCAGAcggatttttctttgtttccttcgCTTTTCCTCCTGATCACGTaggaattgttttttttttggtaaatgttgttttattattattgttattaataaaaggcaaaaggaATTTCTGTTTGAGAGAAATTTTTAACTAGATTCTGTTCTATATGAATTGTGACTTGCACCTTTTGttcaaagtattttatttcttttaatgacATTGTACTTGTGACTGGTTTTCTCTCGTGCCAGTGGCGACAGTGGTAATTCTCCTTATACAGTCGGGACGTGCAGAGGTCTCTTCTTTGTCCCTTTTCCATCCTTTCCGTGGTGGATAGAGCGGGAGCCCCCCATCCCGCTGGGGCTCAGGAGCACGTGGTGTCACCCTTGCCTTTGGGACTTGACAAGCTCCAGCTCACATCCTTCTTTCTGACATTTGTTCcggaatattttttaaaactaaaggAAACATCGACCCAGCCCTCCTGACTTCGCACAGAAGGAAGTGTGAAACCAGCACGGCAGAGGTGACTTTGCTATCCTTACCCCGTGCCTCTTCCCGGCCTCCCCTTCTCCGGGAGAAGGACGCTGACAGCTCTGCGATCCCGAGAATCAGAGAGGAGGGGAAGCTCCACAGCCCTCTCCCGGCGCCtccgggctgggggagcccgCCGCATGGAGCGGGAGGGCTGCAAGCCTTTTGCTCTGTCCCTTTGgttcattttccttttgtttacaTGACACTGTATCCTGGGAGAGTCGCCGGGccccccccagcagcagctgccccgCAGGGCCGCGTCACCGTGCCATCCGCAGTATCACACTTTTTTTATCATGGCTTTGTATTGTAGTAATCAATACGCGCAGTATATGTTGAATGTATATTAATATACTTtgctattatttctgttttttggaaatgtcagaagtatttttttttcttcctcatttatGTTGGACTAAAAAcgaacaggaaaaaaaaaagtttcagtaAATCTTCAGTCCATTTTTTGTGGGTCACTTGCAACTAGTCAATTAGTTGGACAGTGGGATCATAACAAATAAAACCATGATTATGATCTTCCCTGGGCTCTTGTTTGCCTTGTTGCTCAACACCAAAGTTCAAGGGGCGgcagctgct
The Anomalospiza imberbis isolate Cuckoo-Finch-1a 21T00152 chromosome 24, ASM3175350v1, whole genome shotgun sequence DNA segment above includes these coding regions:
- the SIK3 gene encoding serine/threonine-protein kinase SIK3 isoform X3 produces the protein MAAAAAAGGGGGAGAPPAAPRLSPAPPPPRPPGPARIGYYEIERTIGKGNFAVVKLATHLVTRAKVAIKIIDKTQLDEENLKKIFREVQIMKMLCHPHIIRLYQVMETERMIYLVTEYASGGEIFDHLVAHGRMAEKEARRKFKQIVAAVNFCHCRNIVHRDLKAENLLLDANLNIKIADFGFSNIFSPGQLLKTWCGSPPYAAPELFEGKEYDGPKVDIWSLGVVLYVLVCGALPFDGSTLQNLRARVLSGKFRIPFFMSTECEHLIRHMLVLDPSKRLSMEQICKHKWMKLGEADAEFDRLIAECQHLKTERQLEPLNEDVLLAMADMGLDKERTVQSLRADAYDHYSAIYSLLCDRLKRHKNLRIAPSPSIPRTMTFPTSANIQQTEQTGNTMNINVPQVQLINPENQIVETDGTMNLDSDEGEEPSPEALVRYLSMRRHTVGVADPRTEVMEDLQKLLPGFPRVTPQAPFLQVTPNVNFMHSVLPRQNLQPTGQLEYKEQSLLQPPTLQLLNGMGPLGRRASDGGANIQLHAQQLLKRPRGPSPLVTMTPAVPAVTPVDEESSDGEPDQEAVQSSIYKDSNTLHLPTERFSPVRRFSDGAASIQAFKAHLEKMGNNSSIKQLQQECEQLQKMYGGHMDERTLEKTQQQHMLYQQEQHHQILHQQIQDCIRPPQPSPPLQAPCENQPALLTHQLQRLRIQPSSPPPNHPSNHLFRQPNSSPPPVSSSVLQPHGAASQSQFQGMPSHNTIFPQSGNCSPPPAMGLTCLALQQQQSQPQQVTIQVQEPGDMVGSSLLPGASVGGQGLASHARGMSLSPSASQIQMQHRANLMASLSYGHRQLSKQLSADSAESHSLNVNRYPPANYDQVHLHPHLFPEQPRVSPSNYSPPGGVGFSAAQQALKVPQLDQYPSFPPNAHQQQQHYTASALQQALLSPTPPDYSRHQQVPHILQGLLSPRHSLTGHTDMRLPQAEFAQLIKRRQQQQQQQEFQELFRHMSQGDAGNMGTSMGQNLSERQSLSLPYQSADTYHPQNSPQHLLKIRAQECIQQVPASVPPPQGYGHQPALFHSESMEEDCACEGNRDSFPDSKSSNTLTKGCHETPLLVNAGGHGDPESLLGTANPAQELGTHQYRHQPAPGFRNKVPSRESIVGNCMDRSSPGQAMQVPDHNGLGYPVRPSSSEHPRPRTLQRHHTIQNSDDAYVQLDNLPGMSLMAGKALSSARMSDAVLSQSSLMASQQLRDRDGEECGESLEGQEHANLGDGSQHLNTSCYPSTCITDVLLSYKHPEVPFGMEQAGV